One Mycosarcoma maydis chromosome 9, whole genome shotgun sequence DNA window includes the following coding sequences:
- a CDS encoding uncharacterized protein (related to YNG2 - component of NuA4 histone acetyltransferase complex), protein MYIEDPAEIAAIATEFISNLDNLPQEVSHMVKEIEHKDAQIQELLSKVTAREAQLKEILQKGGSGLSNPAGSLPEADRIKAEKLTDKIRSDYGRADEWSSQKEALSLRLWRAIHAHQKHLKEEMNKISPAVLSNYASTASIGTPVVPSLSALPAALAGLKSPAVEMESPLAGLKRKGSLLSPGVGTLIPGTPMSAAARARAGGRTTPLDSGSPAPPERGLGGAIRGGGASRKARGGSLSASGPGRSGLSQSTELGGLGGLEGFEGEGGEGEEGEEKDDTPYCFCQRVSFGEMIGCDNAENDPDCKEWFHIGCVGVTKPLPQKWYCSECLAKLKNKRRRQ, encoded by the coding sequence ATGTACATTGAGGATCCGGCAGAGATCGCTGCCATTGCGACCGAGTTCATCTCGAACTTGGACAACTTACCACAAGAGGTGAGCCATATGGTCAAGGAGATCGAACACAAGGATGCACAGATCCAAGAGCTACTCTCCAAGGTTACAGCAAGGGAAGCGCAACTGAAAGAAATACTGCAGAAGGGAGGGAGCGGCTTATCTAATCCGGCAGGCAGCCTTCCGGAAGCAGATCGGATCAAGGCGGAAAAGCTGACCGACAAGATTCGAAGTGACTATGGACGCGCGGATGAGTGGAGCTCACAGAAGGAAGCGTTGAGCCTGCGACTGTGGCGTGCGATCCATGCGCACCAGAAACATCTCAAAGAAGAGATGAACAAGATCAGTCCAGCAGTACTCAGCAACTACgcgtcgacagcatcaaTCGGAACACCGGTGGTGCCGTCGCTGTCCGCGTTGCCGGCAGCGTTAGCGGGCTTGAAGAGTCCTGCGGTGGAGATGGAGTCGCCACTAGCAGGTCTGAAGCGCAAGGGCAGCTTGCTGTCACCAGGTGTTGGTACCTTGATCCCAGGCACACCGATgagtgcagctgctcggGCGAGAGCCGGCGGACGCACGACACCTCTTGACTCGGGCTCACCAGCGCCGCCCGAGCGAGGACTGGGAGGCGCAATACGAGGAGGCGGCGCCTCTCGCAAGGCACGCGGAGGATCGCTCTCTGCTAGTGGACCGGGACGATCAGGGCTTTCGCAGAGTACGGAGCTAGGAGGACTTGGTGGACTGGAGGGGTTCGAGGGCGAAGGaggcgagggcgaggaAGGCGAAGAGAAGGACGACACGCCGTACTGTTTTTGTCAGCGTGTGTCGTTCGGCGAAATGATCGGATGCGATAATGCGGAAAACGACCCAGACTGCAAGGAATGGTTCCATATCGGCTGCGTAGGTGTTACCAAGCCACTGCCGCAAAAATGGTATTGTTCGGAATGTctggccaagctcaagaacAAGCGTCGACGCCAGTGA